One segment of Meriones unguiculatus strain TT.TT164.6M chromosome X, Bangor_MerUng_6.1, whole genome shotgun sequence DNA contains the following:
- the Rai2 gene encoding retinoic acid-induced protein 2, producing MDNLQSQNLSMDMTDSPPTLANNRLENGMAQLITTEAWNINSTDLVKKALVTVPAPSILNPPAESQSGMALKVAATVVQPVCLGESPVVMPIHMQVEGSSAPELNPSSNATYVMTTQGPVQLPVVLEQHVFQHLNSPLVLPQEAPCSSNAIHNNLFQGAENSQAQPQLVDLKIPSQPQEPTLEAVLQNLFPNQGSLGPPPCQPPPAYAPVPPQAMNSPLAPLVPPATLLVPYPVIVPLPVPVPIPIPIPVPQSSESKFSSNFPKPASSFSLHSFKGTQTTLEKDELKPLDILQPKEYFQLSRHTVIKMGSENEALDLSMKSVPRLKAGETSPAIFQEDAVLDLSVAAHRKAEAPPETLYDSSESADRQGHTVLEKHPSGLEMPFVPAKSREAFAMMHSYISGSNGTEMVSQPSHPSSEVKAENNIEIVSESQAAKVIVSVEDAVPTIFCGKMKGLSGVSTKNFSFKREDSVLQGYDINSQGEESLGNAEPLVKPITNRSIKLKKVNSQEIHMLPIKKQRLATFYPRK from the coding sequence ATGGATAACCTGCAGTCCCAGAACCTTTCCATGGACATGACTGACTCTCCTCCCACTTTGGCCAATAACAGACTGGAGAACGGCATGGCCCAGCTGATAACTACCGAGGCCTGGAACATCAACTCCACTGACCTGGTAAAGAAGGCCCTGGTGACCGTGCCGGCCCCATCCATTCTGAACCCTCCGGCTGAGTCTCAGAGTGGCATGGCTCTGAAGGTGGCAGCCACCGTGGTGCAGCCCGTGTGCCTTGGGGAAAGTCCAGTGGTGATGCCCATTCACATGCAGGTGGAGGGGAGCTCTGCACCGGAGCTCAACCCCAGCAGCAATGCTACCTACGTTATGACGACACAAGGCCCCGTGCAGCTCCCGGTAGTGTTGGAGCAGCATGTTTTCCAGCACCTCAACTCCCCTCTGGTCCTGCCACAGGAGGCCCCGTGTTCCTCTAATGCTATCCACAACAACCTCTTCCAAGGGGCTGAGAACTCTCAGGCCCAGCCTCAGCTCGTGGACCTGAAGATCCCAAGCCAGCCGCAGGAGCCCACGTTAGAAGCTGTCCTCCAGAATTTATTCCCTAACCAAGGCTCTCTGGGCCCTCCACCCTGCCAGCCTCCTCCTGCCTATGCTCCAGTACCTCCCCAGGCCATGAACTCTCCCTTGGCCCCCCTGGTCCCACCAGCTACCCTCTTGGTGCCCTATCCTGTGATCGTCCCTTTGCCAGTGCCAGTGCCCATCCCCATCCCTATCCCAGTGCCTCAGAGTTCCGAATCCAAGTTCAGCTCCAATTTCCCCAAGCCAGCATCTTCCTTCAGCCTGCACTCCTTTAAAGGCACCCAGACCACTCTGGAAAAGGATGAACTGAAGCCTTTAGACATCCTCCAGCCAAAGGAGTATTTCCAGCTTAGCCGCCACACAGTCATCAAGATGGGGAGTGAAAATGAGGCCCTGGATCTCTCCATGAAGTCAGTGCCCCGGCTCAAGGCTGGAGAAACTAGCCCAGCAATCTTCCAAGAAGACGCAGTACTCGACCTGTCCGTGGCAGCCCACCGAAAGGCAGAGGCTCCCCCAGAGACACTGTATGACAGCAGTGAGTCAGCAGACAGACAGGGTCACACTGTGCTGGAGAAACATCCCAGCGGTCTGGAAATGCCCTTTGTCCCTGCCAAGTCTCGTGAGGCCTTTGCCATGATGCACAGCTACATCAGTGGTAGCAATGGCACTGAGATGGTCAGCCAGCCCAGCCACCCCAGCAGTGAGGTGAAGGCTGAAAATAACATTGAGATCGTAAGTGAGTCCCAGGCAGCCAAGGTCATTGTCTCAGTTGAAGATGCTGTGCCTACCATCTTCTGTGGCAAGATGAAAGGCCTCTCAGGGGTATCCACCAAAAACTTCTCCTTCAAAAGAGAAGACTCTGTGCTTCAGGGTTATGACATCAACAGCCAAGGAGAAGAATCCCTGGGAAATGCCGAGCCCCTTGTGAAACCCATCACAAACCGGAGCATAAAGTTAAAGAAAGTGAACTCCCAGGAAATACACATGCTCCCAATTAAAAAACAACGGCTGGCCACCTTTTATCCAAGAAAGTAA